One segment of Tenrec ecaudatus isolate mTenEca1 chromosome 1, mTenEca1.hap1, whole genome shotgun sequence DNA contains the following:
- the GPR88 gene encoding G protein-coupled receptor 88 has product MINASSASTSAAPGGSLLLLCEEEESWAGRRIPVSLLYSGLAIGGTLANGMVIYLVSSFRKLQTTSNAFIVNGCAADLSVCALWMPQEAVLGLLPAGAAEPPADWDGAGGSYRLLRGALLGLGLTVSLLSHCLVALNRYLLITRAPATYQTLYQRRHTAGMLALSWALALGLVLLLPPWAPRADAAPPRLHYPPLLAAAALLAQTALLLHCYLGIVRRVRVSVKRVSVLNFHLLHQLPGCAAAAAAFPGAPHAPAPAPAPPLPPALQPRRAPRRLSGLSVLLLCCVFLLATQPLVWVSLASGFALPVPWGAQAASWLLCCALSALNPLLYTWRNEEFRRSVRSVLPGVGDAAAAAVAATAVTAVSQAQLGTRAAGQHW; this is encoded by the coding sequence ATGATCAACGCCTCCTCCGCGTCCACCTCCGCCGCCCCCGGGGGCTCGCTGCTGCTGCTCTGCGAGGAAGAGGAGTCGTGGGCGGGCCGGCGCATCCCCGTGTCGCTCTTGTACTCGGGCCTGGCCATCGGGGGCACGCTGGCCAACGGCATGGTCATCTATCTCGTGTCGTCCTTCCGCAAGCTGCAGACCACCAGCAACGCGTTCATCGTGAACGGCTGCGCGGCGGACCTGAGCGTCTGTGCCCTGTGGATGCCGCAGGAGGCGGTGCTCGGGCTCCTGCCCGCGGGCGCCGCCGAGCCCCCCGCCGACTGGGACGGCGCCGGCGGCAGTTACCGCCTGCTGCGGGGCGCGCTGCTGGGCCTCGGGCTCACCgtgtccctcctgtcccactgcctCGTGGCCCTGAACCGCTACCTGCTCATCACGCGGGCGCCCGCCACCTACCAGACGCTGTACCAGCGGCGCCACACGGCGGGCATGCTGGCGCTGTCCTGGGCGCTCGCCCTGGGCCTCGTGCTGCTGCTCCCGCCCTGGGCGCCGCGGGCGGACGCCGCGCCCCCGCGGCTGCACTACCCGCCGCTGCTGGCGGCCGCGGCGCTGCTGGCGCAGACGGCGCTGCTGCTGCACTGCTACCTGGGCATCGTGCGCCGTGTGCGCGTCAGCGTCAAGCGGGTCAGCGTGCTCAACTTCCACCTGCTGCACCAGCTGCCCGgctgcgccgccgccgccgccgccttccCCGGCGCCCCGCACGCGCCGGCCCCCGCGCCCGCGCCGCCCCTGCCGCCCGCGCTGCAGCCGCGCCGGGCCCCGCGGCGGCTCAGCGGGCTGTCGGTGCTGCTGCTCTGCTGCGTCTTCCTGCTGGCCACGCAGCCGCTCGTGTGGGTGAGCCTGGCCAGCGGCTTCGCGCTGCCCGTGCCCTGGGGCGCGCAGGCCGCCAGCTGGCTCCTGTGCTGCGCGCTGTCGGCGCTCAACCCGCTGCTCTACACCTGGAGGAACGAGGAGTTCCGCCGCTCCGTGCGCTCCGTCCTGCCCGGCGTCGGCGACGCGGCCGCGGCCGCCGTCGCCGCCACCGCCGTGACCGCCGTGTCGCAGGCGCAGCTGGGCACCCGCGCCGCCGGCCAGCACTGGTGA